From a region of the Paraburkholderia caribensis genome:
- the mug gene encoding G/U mismatch-specific DNA glycosylase, whose protein sequence is MTHPDSLQGLPDILDTGLSVVFCGINPGLAAASAGHHFEGRGNRFWRVLHLAGFTREQLRPEDDHSLLRDGCGLTTAVSRPTARAEQLSRSEIKAAAPEFERKITQYAPRYIAFLGKMAVSELIGKRDVDWGLQSVTFGGARVCVLPNPSGLNRAFSLDALVCAYRELRLAVDPVQAHLESTRTR, encoded by the coding sequence ATGACTCACCCCGACTCGCTTCAAGGTCTACCGGACATTCTCGATACCGGCTTATCGGTGGTGTTTTGCGGGATCAATCCGGGGCTAGCCGCGGCATCCGCGGGCCATCACTTCGAGGGGCGGGGAAATCGGTTCTGGCGAGTGCTTCATCTGGCGGGCTTTACGCGCGAACAGCTACGCCCTGAAGACGACCATTCATTACTGCGCGACGGGTGCGGCCTGACGACGGCAGTATCGCGCCCGACAGCGCGTGCGGAACAGTTGTCCCGATCGGAAATCAAGGCGGCCGCGCCTGAATTCGAGCGAAAGATCACGCAGTACGCGCCGCGCTATATCGCCTTCCTTGGCAAGATGGCGGTTTCCGAATTGATCGGCAAACGCGACGTCGATTGGGGACTTCAGTCAGTCACATTCGGCGGCGCACGCGTCTGTGTATTGCCCAATCCCAGTGGCCTGAACCGCGCGTTCAGTCTGGATGCACTGGTTTGCGCGTATCGTGAGCTTCGTCTCGCGGTCGACCCGGTGCAGGCGCACCTTGAATCCACTCGCACCCGATAA
- a CDS encoding GlxA family transcriptional regulator gives MKVAVVIFDGVQALDVAGPLDVFAEANTFLPEHQRYQVSFVGLEAGMVTASNGMQLAVPFGYADFDTQCDLLLIAGGPQLPDLRPPVPFLDWLRRQANGATRYGSVCNGAFLLAHAGLLDRREVTTHWADAGRLADDFPQTCVQPDRIFIRDGRLFTSAGVTAGIDLCLSLVAEDWGHELAVRVAKRLVVYIQREGGQSQYSPYVGVRKDDDPIIGKVQRYVMDHITDVLSIEQLASAVSVSRRTFSRLFAKYAKVTPSAFVEQVRVDTARKLLEETDAPLKTVAFKCGFHSATHMRTTFARRLNVTPKQYRQRFRGEVGEHTLELDALAE, from the coding sequence ATGAAAGTCGCCGTTGTCATATTTGATGGTGTGCAAGCCCTGGATGTCGCAGGCCCACTGGACGTGTTCGCCGAAGCCAACACATTTCTTCCCGAGCATCAGCGGTATCAGGTCTCGTTCGTGGGATTGGAAGCGGGCATGGTCACGGCATCCAATGGGATGCAACTCGCCGTGCCCTTCGGTTATGCGGATTTCGACACGCAATGCGACCTGCTGTTGATAGCGGGCGGACCGCAATTGCCCGACTTGCGTCCGCCCGTGCCGTTTCTCGACTGGTTGAGGCGTCAGGCGAACGGCGCGACCCGGTATGGCTCCGTTTGCAATGGCGCTTTCCTGCTCGCGCATGCGGGGCTGCTCGATCGCCGCGAAGTGACGACCCATTGGGCCGATGCCGGACGCCTCGCCGACGATTTTCCTCAAACGTGCGTGCAGCCCGACCGGATTTTCATTCGCGACGGCCGCCTGTTCACTTCAGCGGGCGTCACTGCGGGCATTGATCTTTGCCTGTCGCTGGTGGCGGAAGACTGGGGGCATGAACTGGCCGTGCGCGTCGCGAAGCGGCTGGTCGTTTATATCCAGCGTGAAGGCGGGCAGTCGCAATACAGCCCTTACGTCGGTGTGCGCAAAGACGACGATCCCATCATCGGCAAGGTGCAGCGTTACGTGATGGACCACATTACGGACGTGCTCTCAATCGAGCAACTCGCAAGCGCGGTTTCCGTCAGCCGACGCACGTTCTCGCGCCTGTTCGCCAAGTATGCAAAGGTGACGCCTTCGGCATTTGTCGAGCAGGTCCGCGTCGATACGGCGAGAAAGCTGCTCGAGGAAACGGATGCGCCACTCAAGACCGTTGCATTCAAATGCGGCTTCCACAGCGCCACGCACATGCGTACGACGTTCGCCCGACGGCTCAATGTGACGCCGAAACAGTATCGGCAGCGCTTTCGAGGAGAAGTGGGCGAACACACGTTGGAACTCGATGCGCTCGCCGAGTGA
- the ilvB gene encoding biosynthetic-type acetolactate synthase large subunit — protein MTRNPNVASQVLQRSENAGEPMSGADIILRVLSEQGVDTVFGYSGGAILPTYDAVFRFNELHEHNPERQIKLVVPANEQAAGFMAAGYARASGKVGVFMVTSGPGATNAVTPIADCNGDSVPVVLICGQVPRAVIGTDAFQEAPVFNIMSACAKQVFLVTDPAKLEQTLRTAFDIARTGRPGPVVVDVPKDIQNWVGTYHGHGTLQFRGYSDRLRMVAKGADLGEDKRDEFFELLAQSKRPLLYVGGGVIAAGATAELRQFAERYKVPVVTTLMGLGAIPVKHALSLGMLGMHGSACANYAVEDCDYLIAVGARFDDRVAGGRPEAFAPRARYVAHIDIDEAEIGKVKRAHWTHVGDARDALLSLMGDGRDVQAPSEWLEHVQDLKRAYGMNYDRHNPAIQPQYVIERLSEITGGRAIISTGVGQHQMWAAQFFDFVGPRNFLTSGSMGTMGFGLPAAIGAQFAQPDALVIDIDGDGSIRMNVGELETASTYGVPVKVLLLNNLGDGMIRQWQHLYYEGRLCVSDKTLHRKDFVMAAQADGFGFAARVDASSELDAKLKAFLDFDGPAFLEVMIDQNADVYPMVGPGQSYSNMITGPFIPSRNRQKAGGEGAGRQQVADMF, from the coding sequence ATGACCCGCAACCCAAACGTCGCTTCACAAGTTCTCCAGAGATCAGAAAACGCCGGCGAGCCGATGTCGGGCGCCGACATCATCCTGCGCGTACTCAGCGAACAGGGCGTCGATACCGTGTTCGGCTACAGCGGCGGCGCGATCCTTCCGACATACGACGCAGTCTTTCGCTTCAACGAACTGCACGAGCACAATCCCGAGCGTCAGATCAAGCTCGTCGTTCCTGCCAATGAACAGGCGGCAGGATTCATGGCGGCGGGTTATGCGCGCGCCAGCGGAAAAGTCGGCGTATTCATGGTCACCTCGGGTCCGGGGGCGACCAACGCCGTGACGCCCATCGCCGATTGCAATGGTGATTCCGTTCCTGTCGTGCTCATATGCGGACAGGTGCCGCGTGCCGTGATCGGCACCGATGCCTTTCAGGAAGCGCCCGTATTCAACATCATGTCGGCGTGTGCGAAACAGGTCTTTCTGGTTACCGATCCGGCGAAACTGGAGCAGACGCTGCGGACGGCATTCGACATTGCGCGCACCGGTCGGCCTGGTCCCGTCGTCGTCGATGTGCCCAAGGACATCCAGAACTGGGTGGGGACGTACCACGGGCATGGGACGCTGCAGTTTCGAGGCTACTCCGACCGTCTTCGAATGGTGGCGAAGGGCGCCGATCTCGGCGAGGACAAGCGCGATGAATTCTTCGAACTGCTCGCGCAAAGCAAGCGGCCGCTTTTGTATGTCGGCGGCGGTGTGATCGCTGCGGGCGCGACGGCGGAATTGCGCCAATTTGCCGAACGCTACAAAGTCCCTGTTGTGACGACGCTGATGGGACTCGGCGCGATACCCGTGAAGCACGCGTTGTCGCTGGGCATGCTCGGAATGCACGGTTCGGCCTGTGCCAATTACGCGGTCGAAGACTGCGATTATCTGATTGCGGTCGGTGCCCGGTTCGATGACCGGGTCGCTGGTGGCCGGCCCGAAGCATTTGCGCCCCGCGCACGGTACGTCGCGCATATCGACATCGACGAGGCGGAGATCGGCAAGGTCAAGCGAGCACATTGGACTCATGTCGGCGATGCAAGAGACGCGCTTCTGTCGCTGATGGGTGACGGTCGCGATGTGCAAGCGCCTTCTGAGTGGCTCGAACATGTGCAGGACCTCAAGCGGGCCTACGGCATGAACTACGACAGGCACAATCCGGCGATTCAGCCGCAGTACGTCATCGAGCGGCTCAGTGAAATCACGGGCGGGCGCGCAATCATCAGCACAGGTGTCGGCCAGCATCAGATGTGGGCTGCGCAGTTCTTCGACTTCGTCGGGCCGCGAAACTTCCTGACCTCCGGCAGCATGGGGACGATGGGTTTCGGGCTGCCAGCGGCGATCGGCGCTCAATTCGCGCAACCGGATGCGCTGGTGATCGACATCGACGGCGACGGCAGTATCCGCATGAACGTGGGCGAACTCGAAACGGCAAGCACGTATGGTGTTCCCGTCAAGGTCCTGCTGCTCAACAATCTCGGCGACGGCATGATCCGGCAGTGGCAGCATCTGTATTACGAAGGTCGCTTGTGCGTCAGCGACAAGACGCTTCACCGCAAGGACTTCGTGATGGCGGCACAGGCCGATGGGTTTGGTTTTGCCGCACGCGTCGATGCGAGCAGCGAACTGGACGCGAAGCTCAAGGCGTTTCTGGATTTCGATGGGCCTGCTTTCCTCGAAGTCATGATCGACCAGAACGCCGATGTCTATCCGATGGTGGGTCCGGGCCAGAGCTATTCGAATATGATCACCGGGCCGTTCATCCCCTCGCGAAATCGTCAGAAGGCGGGTGGCGAAGGCGCCGGGCGTCAGCAGGTTGCGGATATGTTCTAG
- the dxs gene encoding 1-deoxy-D-xylulose-5-phosphate synthase, whose amino-acid sequence MSLLDTIDSPSRLRGLGESELQRVADEIREFLLESVSATGGHFASSLGVVELTVALHYVFDTPEDRLVWDVGHQSYPHKMLTGRKAGMASVRQVGGMAGFPSREESPYDAFGVGHAGTSISAAVGMALALRNRGARAVAIIGDGALSAGMAYEALNHAGSCKTLPLTIILNDNGMSISPAVGSLNDHLQSLSGKWQDEQSSLFQALGLDYIGPVDGHDIPALLAVLRDARTRARPHVIHVVTQKGRGYERAELDPVAYHGPGPFDLIDGWIPSAGGKRTYSEVFGQWLCDSAAKDDRIIGITPAMREGSCLVEFEQRFPDRYIDVGIAEQHAVTVAAGLAAEGMRPVVAIYSTFLQRGYDQLIHDVALQDLPVLFAVDRAGIAGGDGATHLGAFDIAALRCIPNMVVMTPSDESECYRMLNTALAYSGPCAVRYPRAKTGSDVIAHTNEMVPFGRGIIRRQAAAHDDRRVAFLAFGPLLSVAMEAAREIDATVVDMRFAKPLDEDLLLTVAGTHDVIVTIEEGAVTGGAGAACAELIAAEGLAVPVLRLGLPDEFIRHGDRSRLLALNGLDVAGVLETVRAFTSRHFELCSAV is encoded by the coding sequence ATGAGCTTACTTGACACCATCGATTCGCCATCAAGACTGCGAGGTCTTGGAGAGAGCGAACTCCAGCGTGTTGCGGACGAGATTCGCGAGTTTCTGCTTGAAAGCGTATCGGCGACGGGCGGCCACTTTGCATCGAGTCTCGGCGTGGTCGAGCTGACTGTCGCACTTCACTATGTATTCGATACACCAGAAGATCGACTGGTTTGGGACGTCGGTCACCAGAGCTATCCGCACAAGATGTTGACCGGTCGCAAAGCGGGCATGGCAAGCGTGCGCCAGGTGGGCGGAATGGCAGGTTTTCCCAGCCGCGAAGAATCGCCCTACGACGCGTTCGGCGTCGGACACGCGGGAACCTCGATATCGGCGGCGGTCGGCATGGCGTTGGCACTGCGCAATCGTGGCGCGCGCGCCGTGGCGATCATCGGGGACGGTGCGTTATCGGCGGGTATGGCGTACGAGGCGCTGAACCACGCAGGTTCCTGCAAGACATTGCCGCTGACGATCATCCTGAACGACAACGGCATGTCGATTTCACCTGCCGTCGGCAGCCTGAACGATCATCTGCAGTCGCTGAGCGGGAAATGGCAGGACGAGCAATCTTCGTTATTCCAAGCGCTCGGTCTCGACTATATCGGACCGGTCGACGGACATGACATTCCGGCGCTGCTGGCCGTACTGCGAGACGCCAGGACGCGAGCCCGTCCGCATGTCATTCATGTCGTCACCCAGAAGGGGCGCGGTTATGAACGCGCGGAACTCGATCCCGTTGCGTACCACGGACCGGGCCCGTTCGATCTGATCGATGGATGGATTCCCTCCGCAGGCGGCAAGCGCACTTATAGCGAGGTATTCGGCCAGTGGCTTTGCGATTCGGCGGCGAAGGACGACCGAATTATCGGCATTACACCAGCGATGCGCGAAGGCTCCTGTCTGGTCGAATTCGAGCAGCGATTTCCCGATCGCTACATCGACGTGGGCATTGCCGAACAGCACGCGGTAACGGTTGCCGCTGGCCTTGCGGCGGAAGGGATGCGGCCAGTCGTCGCAATCTATTCGACCTTTCTTCAGCGCGGCTACGACCAGCTGATCCACGATGTCGCGTTGCAAGATCTGCCCGTTTTGTTTGCTGTCGATCGTGCCGGGATCGCGGGAGGCGACGGCGCCACTCACCTCGGTGCGTTCGATATCGCGGCGCTTCGGTGCATTCCCAACATGGTCGTGATGACGCCATCCGATGAAAGCGAGTGCTACCGCATGCTGAACACGGCGCTCGCCTATTCGGGCCCCTGCGCCGTCCGTTACCCCCGGGCGAAGACAGGCTCCGACGTTATCGCACACACGAACGAGATGGTTCCCTTTGGCAGGGGGATCATTCGACGCCAGGCCGCCGCACATGATGATCGACGTGTGGCGTTCCTTGCATTCGGGCCGCTGCTGTCGGTTGCAATGGAAGCGGCACGGGAAATCGACGCAACAGTGGTGGACATGCGGTTCGCCAAGCCACTTGACGAAGACCTGTTGCTGACTGTTGCGGGAACGCACGATGTGATTGTGACGATCGAAGAAGGCGCGGTGACGGGCGGCGCGGGTGCCGCATGTGCGGAACTGATCGCGGCTGAAGGATTGGCGGTGCCTGTATTGCGTCTTGGGCTTCCCGATGAATTCATTCGGCACGGGGATCGCTCCAGACTGCTTGCACTGAATGGTCTGGATGTCGCAGGGGTACTCGAGACGGTGCGGGCATTCACTAGCCGCCACTTCGAGCTTTGTAGTGCCGTCTGA
- a CDS encoding ArsR/SmtB family transcription factor, with protein MSTNGTTIDFDAAIRALAHPFRRKVLQWLANPDEYFTEAEYCAFRSVSAGMLHARSGLSQSTVSGHLSQLERAGLIKTQKVGQWVFFSRNEDTIRALAEWLCADIARISERV; from the coding sequence ATGAGCACGAACGGAACGACGATTGACTTCGATGCAGCCATCCGGGCGCTGGCGCATCCTTTCCGTCGAAAAGTACTGCAGTGGCTGGCCAATCCGGACGAGTACTTTACGGAAGCGGAGTATTGCGCGTTTCGATCTGTGTCAGCGGGCATGCTTCACGCTCGAAGCGGCTTATCGCAGTCGACGGTGTCTGGTCATCTGTCCCAGCTGGAGCGGGCGGGCCTGATCAAAACGCAAAAGGTGGGGCAGTGGGTCTTCTTCTCGCGTAACGAAGACACCATCCGTGCATTGGCCGAATGGCTTTGTGCCGATATTGCGCGGATCAGCGAACGGGTCTAG